The following coding sequences lie in one Eschrichtius robustus isolate mEscRob2 chromosome 10, mEscRob2.pri, whole genome shotgun sequence genomic window:
- the GADD45G gene encoding growth arrest and DNA damage-inducible protein GADD45 gamma, translated as MTLEEVRGQDTVPESTARMQGAGKALHELLLSAQRQGCLTAGVYESAKVLNVDPDNVTFCVLAADEEDEGDIALQIHFTLIQAFCCENDIDIVRVGDVQRLAAIVGTGDEAGAPGDLHCILISNPNEDAWKDPALEKLSLFCEESRSVNDWVPNITLPE; from the exons ATGACTCTGGAAGAAGTTCGCGGCCAGGACACGGTTCCCGAAAGCACGGCCAG GATGCAGGGCGCCGGGAAAGCGCTGCACGAGCTGCTGCTGTCTGCGCAACGCCAGGGTTGCCTCACCGCCGGCGTCTACGAGTCCGCCAAAGTTCTGAACGT GGACCCCGACAACGTGACCTTCTGCGTGCTGGCCGCCGACGAGGAGGACGAGGGCGACATCGCTCTGCAGATCCACTTCACTTTGATACAGGCGTTCTGCTGTGAGAACGACATAGACATCGTGCGCGTGGGCGACGTGCAGAGGCTGGCGGCGATCGTGGGTACCGGCGACGAGGCGGGTGCGCCGGGGGACCTGCACTGCATCCTCATTTCG AACCCCAACGAGGACGCATGGAAGGACCCCGCCTTGGAGAAACTCAGCCTGTTCTGCGAGGAGAGTCGCAGCGTCAACGACTGGGTGCCCAATATCACCCTCCCCGAGTGA